In Desulfurellaceae bacterium, the genomic window GGACTCACGGTGAGTTGTTCAAGCGGCAGCTCGGCGCCGGCGGTGGCGCACGACAGATACACCCGCAGCTCGCCGTGCTGGTCGTAGATCTCGTGCAGATTCTGCAACAGCTGGGAAAGTGTGATTGATTTTTGCGCTGGCATGGTGCAATGCTAGCACGCCGAGCGCTGTCCCGTCACGAGAGGAGGGGCTATGTCCGAAGGCGTTGCCTTTGTGGATGGACACTATGTCGGACGCGACGAGGCCAAAATCTCGGTTTTTGACCTGGGCTTTAGTCGGAGCGACGTGGCCTACGACGTGGTCTCGACCTGGAAGGGCCTGTTCTTCCGTCTCGACGATCATGTTGAGCGTTTCCTGGCCTCGGCGGCGGGCGTCCGCATTCGGTGTCCCTACGGGGCGGCCGAAATCCGCCACATTCTGGCTGAGTGTACGTTCCGGGCCGGGCTGCAGGACGCCTACGTTGAGGTACTGGTGACCCGGGGACAGTTTCAGCCGCCCGGCAGCCGCGACCTGCGCCACACCACGCCTAATTTTATCGCCTACGCCGTGCCCTATGTGTGGATCCTGCCACCCGAACACCACGCTACCGGAGCGCATGTGTGGATCGCGCGGACCCCCCGGATTCCGGACGCCGCAGTTGACGCCCGATATAAGAATTTTCACTGGGGAGACCTGACCCGGGCTCAGCTCCAGGCCCTGGACGCGGGGGCCGATGTCGCCGTCCTGTCCAGCGTGTCCGGCCACCTGTCGGAAGGCCCGGGCTTTAACGTGTTCTTTGTCAAAGACCGAACAATCTACACGCCCGGCACGAATGTGCTGCACGGCATTACCCGCCGGACGGTGTTTGAGTTGGCGGCCGAGGTCGGGGTCGAGATCAAAGCCGGGGATTACGGGCCGGAGCGGCTGCGCGAGGCCGATGAAGCCTTCATGAGTTCCACCGCCGGCGGCATCATGCCGATCACCCGGGTTGACGGCCGGGCGCTGGGCGACGGCAAACCCGGGGCTCTCAGCTGGCGGCTGCGCGAGCTGTATTGGACGAAACGCGAAGCGGGCTGGCACGGCACGCGGGTCACCGATTTGCTGGCGAGCCGCCGGACGGCATGACCGACAGAAAGGCCGGAGTATGCGAGTTGGTTTTGATATTGGCGGAACCTTCACGGATGTGATCGTCCTCGGCGACGACGGGCAACTGACCACCACCAAGGTCTTGTCGCTGC contains:
- a CDS encoding aminotransferase class IV, with the protein product MSEGVAFVDGHYVGRDEAKISVFDLGFSRSDVAYDVVSTWKGLFFRLDDHVERFLASAAGVRIRCPYGAAEIRHILAECTFRAGLQDAYVEVLVTRGQFQPPGSRDLRHTTPNFIAYAVPYVWILPPEHHATGAHVWIARTPRIPDAAVDARYKNFHWGDLTRAQLQALDAGADVAVLSSVSGHLSEGPGFNVFFVKDRTIYTPGTNVLHGITRRTVFELAAEVGVEIKAGDYGPERLREADEAFMSSTAGGIMPITRVDGRALGDGKPGALSWRLRELYWTKREAGWHGTRVTDLLASRRTA